The Carassius auratus strain Wakin chromosome 5, ASM336829v1, whole genome shotgun sequence genome includes a window with the following:
- the LOC113072373 gene encoding protein NipSnap homolog 1-like, with protein sequence MNKYVKKITPPVKITLVSKLLPLSVLRDEVQKELHRDADYPCEVVGSWNTWYGEQDQAVHLWRYSGGYPALTECLRKLNSNVAYLAFRKERSKMLISRHNQLLLEFSFWNEPLPRSGPNIYELRTYQLLVNNMIEDSNFWARAIKYRQENNEAVGGFFTQIGELYVVHHLWAYKDLQSRQDTRNAAWLKEGWDVNVHYTMPLIRKMESRIMIPMEHSPLQ encoded by the exons atgaataaatatgtaaaaaaaattactccTCCTGTCAAAATTACCCTCGTGTCTAAACTACTCCCACTGTCTGTTTTGAGGGATGAGGTACAGAAAGAACTTCATCGTGATGCAGATTATCCGTGTGAAGTCGTTGGAAGTTGGAACACCTGGTACGGTGAACAGGATCAGGCAG TGCATCTCTGGAGGTATTCTGGTGGATATCCTGCTCTTACAGAGTGTTTGCGTAAACTCAACAGCAATGTG GCGTATCTTGCATTTCGAAAAGAGAGGAGTAAAATGTTGATCTCCCGACACAACCAGCTTCTTCTGGAGTTTAGTTTCTGGAACGAGCCTCTGCCCAGAAGCGGCCCCAACATTTATGAACTGAGAACATATCAGCTACTAGTAAATAACAT gatagaggactcaaaTTTTTG GGCTCGAGCAATCAAATATAGACAGGAAAACAATGAAGCAGTGGGTGGCTTCTTCACACAGATCGGTGAATTGTATGTTGTTCATCATTTATGGG CCTATAAAGACCTGCAGTCCAGACAAGACACCAGAAATGCTGCTTGGTTGAAAGAGGGCTGGGATGTCAATGTGCACTATACAA